TGTTCCTCTGTGCTTGCAACTCACATGCTAGTGTGTGCACGGGGAAATGACAAACGCCGGCTGCCGGCTCTGCATTGCTGGGTGAGAAAGGTTGTGGCTGCAGAAAGACAGCTTTGTGGCTAACACCAGCCAGAGACAGCTTTGCTCATGGGATGTTCACAGTCGCGGCTCGCCAGCCTGCTACCTGCAAGGAGCAAGCCAGAGGGTCGGTGGCCCGCATGGTGCGGTCTCGCTCGCTGCGCAGAGCACCCAGGGATGGTGGGGAGGTGTGATGGGGGTGTGATGAGGTCTGCATCAGGCAGCTCCGTGCTCCATCTGGAAGTCCTGAGATGATCAGTGGAAGGAAAGGGGCCGTCATTTACTGTTAATGAATTTgacagagctggaggaggagggtctgcaaagagctgctgcagctgcagcggTTTGGTTGTGTCATCAGCACAAACCGATCAGCACTTACAAAACTGCCCTTTGTCAGCTGTGAAGTTGTTTACTCCGGAGTGCTGAGAAGCCTCCTGGAAGGGGGGcatctcttcctctgcagctgctcctctgcactgCTGATTCTGGCTGCACAGGACTTGGGCTTCCAGTCACTGGTTGCAACCCCAGCTGTACGCGCCTGCCAGACTGCTCCCAGGGCAATTCACCCTCACTAGCTCTGATGCCAGgctctgttttcagttttctgttcctgtacacTGGTTTTCACTTTGCTACCAGAGCCCTCTGCTGTTACTGTTCCTGCGGTTTAAGTATTTATAAACTGACCTCTCTGAAGCTTCCTTTATTATTCCTGGAAATGAGacattttttatcattttagcCTCACCCAGACTGGGGCATGAGATTTGTTTGGGTACAGGCAGggtagaaaaagaaagctaaaattaTTCAAAGAGGAACATTGTAGGGAAAGGCGTTGTAGTGGGTGCTGAGTCTCCATCCCATGGGACAGATGGTGACAAGGATTAGCTCAGAGGCTTTGGGACTCCTTCAGGCCCCCCTGAAATCCTGCCCTTGCCAAGAGCCCCAGGTCACAAAGGTCACAAAGAAGGATGCCCGGTACTTTGCTCTTGGGCAATGGTGAGGGCTGTCCCCAGGCTGACGGGGAAGCCTTGTCTGCCTTTCCCTGGGAGTACAGCTTGCCCATGGGGCTGCATCATCACAGCCCTGGCACCTTAGCACCATCAGAAGGACCCTGGAACATGTAAAGGGATATTATCCCATCCCTGCCAATCCTGCTAGCCATTTGATCCTCTTGCCCACAAGCGGATGCAAGCTCTGGGGTGTGGGGTGCTCCATTTGGAAGATGCTGGTGGGCTTCACCTGGAGTAAAGTTGCGGTGCCCTGGGAGGCACAGCCTTGTCCCTCTTGCTCACAGCCTGGGGCAAAGTccacctcctctgctcccactcACAAACCATCCCCAGCAAGGCCTCCCTGTGGCTGTGCCTCTCTATGGTccctgagggatgcaggagGCCACacagggaggctgcagggctgtggcatGCTGGCAAGTGGTCCCAGAGCTCCCCGagccctcccctctcccccagggGACGTGGGTGccaggcagagccagggcagccAGACAATGGCCCTTTTGAAGGGCACAAGCTCATCTGGGGTGGCAAATGCCTCCACATTAGGGCAGCAGGATGGGACCTGTGCTTCAGAGAGACACCACAAAGTACCCTAACCTACAAACAGCCCCCACATATGGGAAGTGGTTTGCAGCCTTGCAGCAAGCCCAAAATAAATTGTGAAGCTAGTAAACATCCGAGCTCCGCTGCCAGTATGACCACCACAGCTGGAAAGCTCACACCTCGCTGTGGGAAAGGGGCCCACACCCCCAGGGGGTTTCCAGCTCCCCATCAGTGCTGGGTGAAGACCAACACCAGATACGTCCCTGCCAGTACGCTGCAGAGAGAGGGACCAAGCCAGCGCTGGCGGACACGTGGTCTTCAGGAGGTCCGAGGACCGTACATTAGGGAAGTCTCCCAGCTGTGGCAATGGCCCTGACACAAGTTTAAAGGCTAACACTGGTCTCAGCGCCATCCATGAGCAGGGGAAGGCTGGTATGCTTAGCCATCCCCAAAGCACCCGTGGGGTGTAGCTGGCcaccctctgctctgcagccagcccaCCCAAACCTCCCGGAGAGCTGGGCTCCAGGAGTGTTAAcgaaaatgaaaacagttgaTTTGTGgcctgcttcttttcctttttggttgATTATGAAAAGCATACAAGACCAGTAGGTTCATTTATAAACTGCggggtttttttcatcctaGCAGAACTCACAATTTTCAGCCTGGTCTTCCTTGCTCTGTCTGGAGGATTCACCAAAGATCTGAGTGAGGTGTGCTCTCCTTCAGGGCAGAGGATGTAGCCCCAGCAGAGACACTTTGTCTGGTCCTCCCAGGCATTTGCAGGGTTTGAGGGATGCTGAGGGGTGTGGGTTGGATGTGCCCCAGCCCCTGAAGCTGGCGGTCTGGGTGAGCCAGGAGCACAGCCCCACAGACCCTCCCCTAAGGCTCAAAGACTGCTAAAACTCAagttttccttggttttttcttttcctttcatgtcAAGGATGGAGATGGGTTTGGAGTAagaactttttttatttcactttgatTTGCTTTGAAATCCTGTACACTTAATCCtctttgggttgttttgtttaaaaagaaaggccAGGAAAACTTTGAGGCATCAGTCATTAGAAAGTAATAGTATTCCCTGGCgtatattttttcagaaaatgcccTCGCTGGAGGATTGAACCTTTAACAAGATATATTTTCCTTAGGACATCTTCCTGGCGTGACACAATTTCAGGTAAACTCAAAGGGCTCCCTTGTGCGACGCAGCCAGTGGCGACCAGCACTCGCTCATGCCGCCCAGCCAGGGCGGGCACACTCTCGTCTCCACCAGCCACGGTGGAGACATGCGGTTCCCAGGCCCTCCAGGCCCTCCCACACGCCCAGGTCCCCACTGGAGCCAGTTCCAGGACTTGACATCACCTCCAAAATTCCAACATTTCTCCAGAAACGTTGAGAATGGTGGGGGTGAAGTTTCTGGACACCGATGGGAATTCACTGGCAGGATGGAGACTGCTGCAGGTGGAAGCGGAGCTTGTCCTAGAggtgtttttctgaaaagcgGGTTCCTTCTCCCGGTTGCAAAACGCCAGCCGACACTCAGCGCGGAGGTGCAGGGATGGGCGCCGGGGGTAACCACACAGCTGGCACCCCGCGCTGAGCCGCTCCAGGGCATTACAAATgtcagttaaatgtgtcagtcacagcagTATTCACACCCCCGGCTAATAATTAGgtagtttctttctcatttcacctTAAAGGTACAGCTTGCTTGAAATTTATCACGCTCAGAGAGTGCGGGGCTTAGAGGGGGATTTTCTGGCCTATGGCTGTGATTTTTAGTATaataatgaggatagttcacctaaaggatgcttagttttagttcttatcaacatgcCAATTCGTTGTCCTCTTTGACTATATACTTTATCACCCAGCTTTcggatgttcccttttatcagtcttTCAGTTCTTCTTCAAGTATATAGTTGTAAAACAAACGCTTTCCTATTTCTCAGCTCACTTCTCTGGCTGCCAAATTCTCTTTTCCCAGGCTCACATGGGTCATTGTTATTGCTTAGTGGAAAATTCCATCTTCTTCAGGATATCAGAGGTAGTTTCTGAACTCAGGACATTTTTTTAGTACTTCCTTTTCTGAGCAAATCCTGACTCCTCAGCATTAAAACCTGCTATAAATAGCAACTTACATCAGCCAGTCTCACCATTTATTTCAGGGTTCCCCTTTCATTCAAGACTGAGAATTTCCCTATTTCTCCTACCACCAAATTTATTTAGGGCATTTGCTTTACTTAGCACTTTCTCCTGGGAttttctgggggcttgcagAAAAGCTCCAACGTATCCCTCTATGTAAATTGATGCAACACGAGCCAGACTGCTTCGGATGGGCTGTCCTGCTGTCTCCAGGCCCTGCTTGCCGGCAGGGCAGGCAAGGGTAGACCACAGGATGGGTCATGAACCCCGAAACCACCTGGAGCCACAGTAGGAAAACTTCCATCTTACACCACCATTTTGCTGCGTTATGAACCTAATTCCCCCTGCGATGCTCCAGCACACTTTGGCCACTCTTCCACAGCTATCTCTCCATCTCAGAGCATTTCTTGGGTTAGATGGTCCTTCATCTGAGACACACAACAACCTCTCTTTCTAAAAGGCAGAAGAGTTAGAAGAAATAACTTTCTCATTCCATCATGACTGGAATGCAGGGGCATGAgtaaggaaacattttttaggAGCATGTTGCAACATCTCAGGCACCATTGATATGGCTATAGCCTTCCATGACTATTCAGGCTGCAAAGAGCTGGCAGAGTTGGGGCTTTTGTCAGATTTTTAAGGAGACACAGACTCCTAAAGCAAACACCCTGACTTTGGGGTTATGTTTGGCTTTCAGCAGTAGAACAGTTTCAGCCCTTACCTGACATCTGTAACACACATTATCTAGGCTAAACTGATCGCGAACTGGCTCAGCTAAACTAAGTAAACTTTTCTTGATTAATTAAGAAATGACCTCTGACAGCCCAAAATAATTTGTCATCTACTTGCCAACAAAGGTATAAAGGCTTGGAGGTTTTCAGCTGCCTGAAACGGAAAAATGTCTCATTGAAAACATTTGAATAATCAATGCAGATTTCCAACTAATTCTTcagttttaataaaactttttttttatcagaacATTTCTGCCATAAATGGCTTTTTGCCTGCCTGCCCTACCCACGTTGTCTGCCTTGGGAGCAGGACAGGACAGATGGCTGTAGGTGGCAGACCTCAAGACATGACCCATGAATGCTTGAAGGTACAATCACAGCGAACAGCTCAGAGGCAAACCATGCTCTTACGTACATCTACAAGTTATATTCCCTGAACAACCAGACAGAGGAGCCAAGTAAGCTGATGCAAGCTCAGAGCCGATTTCTGGTCCAGCTGGCGGTCAGCTGAACGCTGGGTTCCCACCTCCTGTCTGGCTGGGCACCCTGCCTGCGGAGGCAGGCTCTCTCCTCATTCTCCCAGGATACTCAGGGATAGGCAAGCTGACAAGTGGAGCAGGGAGTGGGGTCTGAACTGATGGGTGAGCCAGCAAGGTCCTTCTCCCTGCAGATGGCAAAGGGAAGGATGGAGAGGGGACCAGCTTGGCCATGGTGTGGCCAGGAAGGAGGTGATGTTCAGCTTGGCAAGTGTCACCTTTGCTCCATGAGGTAGACTTACCCTCCCCAGCCAGGGCGAGGGGCAGGTGCACCACTACAGCTCCCAGCGGGAGCCTCCTTGAGGGTGGGCCACCTCTGAGACTTCTCCTGTGCAAGTCCTGGACCATGTTGTCCTCCAGACCCCTCTCCgcctgcacagagcagagcagttaACCTGCATGAAGATAACCTGCTGTGGCTGGTAGAAGGGGAAGCAGGACAGCCCATGGCTGGTGGAGGGCTGTGCACACCATGCAGTGTTGGAGTGATATTTGGAAAACACCAGGTTATGTACAGAAGATGCCTGGGTCAATAGTGAGGAGCTTTTAACAGAAACTTGGTGAGTCAGTGCCTAGGGCTGCGGTATGGGTGCAGAGGTGCTGGCGGTGCAGTTGGGTTACTCCTTTTTAAGTTCTAGTCTTTCCACTGACTTTCAGGCAGCATCTGCTAAGACATGACCACTTGGTAATGTCCTGAAAATAATGGAATGCACATATTTCCCAGAAATGTGTCTGCTTCCCTGTTGAGAAGAGACATCCTTCTAGGAACATCTCGTTACAGCTGGACAGCCCTCAGCTCTTCCCAGACCATCCATTGCCTCCCTGCCAGGCCTtcactctcctcctcctcagcaacAGAGAGGTGGTTGGTAAACCTCCATGGCAGTCCATATGGAGGCTGCTGTCTTCTTCCCAGTGACACATCCCTGGCCACAGCCCTTGCCCAGCCCTCAGAGAGCTGTGAGCTCTTACTCTCTCCCATACAACATGGTAATTCCTCCTTGTCTATGGTCATTacaattttctctcttctgctgagATGGGATACTCTTTTCTGCCCAGACATCCCAGTTTCTGCCCATACCCTcatcctgcagctcctggactTCAGAAGCAGTGTCTTCTTCCTTACCCTGCTCCTGGAGCCCCTCCTGCTTCATCATCAGTGTGACAGTCAACATCTCCAAACTTCTTTTGGCTCTCTGCATCTCCATGCCTAGCAATGATAAACCTCACCTATCAGTAGCCCTTGAAATTTAACTGTCTAATCTAAATTGGTCATTTAGGGTCTTCTTTTGggacctggagtgctgcaggcACCTCCAGGACATAATGCCCCATCtcagctctcccttcccttaAACTGAGGTGGAAACTCAAGTGCTACAGCTTTCAGGACCTTTACTTCATTCCCATCACTACCTGTGCTGCTACCTGCAGTGCCGCCACAGCTGCAGGACTCACCCTGAGTCCTCTCCAACTATGTGAAGCATGGCCAGGACATGGAGCCCACTGGTGATGGTACTGCTActggagcagcacaggctgtgcaGATGTGGGAGGGAAACAGTTCACAGTAAAGGAGACCTCAGCCCCTTTTTTCCTAGCCGGCCTCATCCCATCCATGCTCTTCAGCCCATTTGCACAGTTCTTGGAAGGACACGCTCTTGCCTCCGAGCAGGTTGGGTAATAGGGGCCTGTTGACAAATGCAGGAACCTCCACAGGGGAACTTCTTACGAAGGGATAtgcacaaaagaaacagaaatagcaaTGGTGACTGTTTCACATCCTGTGTCACTGGGGAGGCTCTGAATCGAGGGGAGAGTTTCACCCTTCTAGGGCTGAAGATGCTGCTCTGTTCCACCACGAGACTGCACCATGAGCAGCCTCTCCTCTGGGGGAAATTCCACCATGCCTACGCAAGCCACTGCACGGACATCCTCACCCTATAAATTGGGGAGCTGCTGACTGTCTCAGCATTGGACAGAAAAGAGGTTTTCAAGCTCCACttgcctgcttgagctttggCCACCACTTCTCAGCTGACATGAAGATCTCTGTGGCTGCCCTTGCCGTTCTCATCGCTGCCTTCTGCTACCAGACCTCTGCTGCGCCAAGTAAGTCCAggcttttcccctccttcctaaATGGGGACAGGAGAGATGTCGCTGCTGGAATGGGGTCCCTTCTGCAGGCCTTCCACCCCTGGGGTGCTCCAGGGCCATTGGGGCTCTCATGCCATGGGAAAGGCACAGCTCAAAGCAAAGCATGGGCTGTGTCAGCACCAGCTCAGGGACAACCCAGAAGGGAAAGAatcaaaggaagaagaaaaaagaccccattttttctcttcctcctttataTCCTTTCCACCCCCCAGACCCAGGGGTCTGTggtcccagctccctgtccctgccccccATCCTTTGCCACTGCTGACAACCGCCTTTGCCCTTCACAGTTGGCTCCGACCCGCCGACCTCCTGCTGCTTCACCTACACCTCCCGGCAGCTGCCCCGCAGCTTTGTGGTAGAGTACTATGAGACCAACAGCCTGTGCTCCCAGGCGGCCGTTGTGTAAGTCCTCTCCTCCAGGGTGGTGGTGGGCTCACCCTTTGGGCTAAGGATCCAGAGAGGGAAAGATGCCTTTTCAGAAGACAGGGGATGGAGGCTGGCCCTGGGGACATGAGGGATGGGGGACCAAGGGGTGCAAGGTGATGCTCCTTGGGCTCAGCACACAGGGGGCTCGCACCAGTCCTGCTCCACCACTGCTGATGTGATGGGCATGATGTGCTGCATGCCCAACTTCTGCTGGTCCCTGCGGGAGGCCAGGTTTGGGGCAGGGTTCCCCTCCATGCATTGCTCTCCTACCAAAAGCTTACCTCTTCGCACCCCACAGGTTTATCACGAAGAAGGGCCGTGAAGTCTGTGCCAACCCCGAGCAAGACTGGGTCCAGCAGTACATGAATGAGCTGGAGCTGAACTGAGGTCCCAGGGCAGACCCTGCCACCCTGCGTCCCTGAACGAGCAAGCCACGGCTAGCTGTGGGCTCCCTTGGAAATGCTTCAATGTCATTTAAAGCTAGTtaggaaactgaaaatgttcCAGAATCTGACTTTagtgttttgctgtttaattttgTATAGGGGAGGGATCGGGTGCAATAACTCCACTCCAGACAAATAAGAATATTATTtaatagttatttttttaaaatgaggactCATGACCAGgttatattttctgtatttaattaatTGTAAATTTTTTATGTCatatttaattcaaattttgagaaataaatatttttgtaggaaCTTTCTGTCTTTGCCTCTGTTACAACCCTTTGCGATGACAATAGCTGAAATTATAATAGTGGCAACATGTTCTTTATTCCCTTTTCGACACTGCCAAAACCCCCACAAGCTTGCCCTATCCAAATGtgctgttttgcaaaataagaagagaaaaatcatgaaGGAAGAGGTGTGAGAAGGGCATAGATTACATCCAGGTATCTTGGCTCACTGTTTTTATAAGGTATTTAAGCACTGCTCATTATGACTGACTGCTGGCAGCTAGTTAAATTCCATCGCTGGCCCCATTatagtaaattaaaatattaccttTAGGGGCTGTAATTTAACATGCTGGCTTTTTCAGGGAAAGCTTTCTGAGAGCTACAGCTAAAATGGATCATCTATTCCCAGAGctgagaatggaaaaaatatgtatcaCTACAAGATTTTTAGAAATCTTTCATTAAGCTTTCATTTAGCTGGGACATGAGGCTTAGCAGATGTGTCCCTTTTATGAGAAAAGGTGCTTTTTCTCCATGTCTCCAAAACCTGCCCGTCCCTGGAGATGCCTGTTCAGAGATGCCTGTCCAGCAATGCAGTGTCCCCCAGCAATCTCCCTGCCagaccccagccccagggcaggatCTGCCCCTGCGAGGAGacatctctgctgcagccctggggccgGTCTCCCACCAGAGCTGAAGGCGATGGAGCCCACACCACTGATGGTGTTTAGATGGCTCTGATCAGCTCTCAACATGCACTGTTGGGTGAACAACGAGGGTCTGGGTTCCTCCTGCCTGGACCTCTGGTGCCTGTAGGGCAGCCCAAGGGAAAAGGCTTAGGTCAGAGATTCAGTTCACCCCACCCAAGTGACTTACTGAATTTGGGAGGACGGACATGAACATCAGTGAAACACGGGGTAGCAAGGCAGGAAGGGGGCCCCTGGGGATGGAGTGAAGATGACAAGACAGAGGGCAGAGGCTGGGCAGGAACTGTGCAGCAAGAGAAGCCTCAggtggggctggaagggaccagGGGGACGTGGGTGCatttgggggaggaaggagtgTATCAGTTATGTCAGGAGCCTTGTCACTTCAGGAactgcagcccccagctcctCAGCCCATGGGGTGGCATGAACCCCATCCGTCATCCCACTACAGTGCTGACTGCACCCAGCTTAAAATAGcatctgaggaggaggaggggtgaAATGGAGAGC
This portion of the Phalacrocorax aristotelis chromosome 18, bGulAri2.1, whole genome shotgun sequence genome encodes:
- the LOC142065933 gene encoding C-C motif chemokine 4 homolog, whose amino-acid sequence is MKISVAALAVLIAAFCYQTSAAPIGSDPPTSCCFTYTSRQLPRSFVVEYYETNSLCSQAAVVFITKKGREVCANPEQDWVQQYMNELELN